DNA from Terriglobus tenax:
CGGACGAAATTGGCCTGGCACGTGGTGTGGTGATTATTGAGATCAACCGCAAGACGGTGACCGATATGGCCAGCTTCCAGACAGCGATCAAGGGGCTGAAGTCGGGCGACGATGTGGTGTTCCTGGTGCGTGATCCGAACTCGCGTGCCGGAGGCAACAACTACATTGGCGGAACCCTGCCGTAAACTGCAACGAAGGTTGTACAACAATGCGGCGCGAAGTGGGAAAACACCCTTCGCGCCGCTTCTTTTTGGCTTGCGCGGGGTTTACGTTCTGAGTAACCTTGAATGCAAATCAAGGCCATTCCAGACTCGAATCCGCCCGATACTGGGGGAGCAGGTATTTTGAGAACTATGCAGATTTCTCGCATCTCTCTCGTCGTTGCTGTAGCACTGGTTTCCGTAGTTCCGTCAGGAGCCGCCATGCGTTCGCGCAGAGGGCCGACCGCGCAGCATACGCAGAAGAAGGCTTCCTCCAAGCCGGTCGCACGCCGTACCTCATTCAAGCCCGGCCAGCGTGGCATTGACGACACCCGCGCAACGGAGATCCAGCAGGCACTCATTAAGGCAGGCTACCTGTCAGGAAATCCGACGGGACACTGGGATTCGAACACGGAGTCCGCCATGCAGAAGCTTCAGGGCGACAATGGCTGGCAGACCAAGCTGGTGCCCGACTCCCGCGCTCTGATCAAGCTGGGTCTGGGGCCGAAGATGGACTCCACGGCCATGACTGCGGACAACACGATTGAAACCACCGGCACGAAGTAGCCTGGTTACGAAGGATTTACGAAAAGGAGAGCTGATGCTCTCCCTTTTTGACATTAAGGCGCGATAGGCTGAGAGTGTGACACGACGGATTGTGGTTTTCTTCCTGTTGGCGATGGCGGTCAGCGCCCATGCCATTGAGCTGAAGATCTCGGCTGCGGCCCTGGAACGCACGCTGAAACAACAGCTGTTCAATACCCCGGACGGGCGCTATTACCTGCGCGGCGACGCGAAATCAGCCTGCTACGTCTACGCCGAAAATCCGCATGTCAGCTTCAAGGATGACCGCATTGTGGTCAGCGTCCACACGCGGTCGCGGCTTGGTACCGGGTTTCGCGGCGCGTGCATTGGCGTGGGCCTGACGACAGACGCGGATGTCTCCATGCTGCCGGAGGCAGAGGGCGAGTCGATCGGCTTTCGCGATACACGGATTGACCAGTTGAGCACGAACAAGGAATTGAGCTTTCTGCTGGTTCCCTTCCTCAGCCATAAGCTGCCACAGAACATGAAGGTGAACGCAGCCAACCTATTGAGGGATTCCCTGACGAAGTCCGGAACATCCACCGGCTACCTGCTGACCCTGGAGAGGCTGAAGGTCCACTCCATGCTGATTGAGGTCGGAACGCTGGTCGTGGATGTGGATGGCGCGCTGACGGTGAAATAACCGCTAAAGAATGGTGAGCGATACATTGAGCTGTTGCTGGACCTGCGTGCCAGCGACCGTGGTAGCCCGTGCGGTCACCGTGATGGTGTATCCACTGGAGAGCTGACGAACGCTACCGCCTCCGCACCCGGTCAACAGAAAAAGACAGCAGACCGTGCATACGGCAATACGGCGGCGCCTGCGAGCAAACAGGAGTATGGCTGGGGTCAGGAACAGGATGGGAATCCAAGCGGCCCTGGGTGAAGTTTGCAGCGTCATGGTGACGGTTCCCGAGCTTGCGAGAGAGGCCGGAGCAAAGCTCACGGTGGCTCCGTTGGGAAGCCCGCTGGCGGTCAGGATGACAGGAGTGACCAGGCTTGCGGGAGGAATCGTGACGGCAAAACGGAACTGGGCGGAGCTGCCTGCCGCTATGGAGACATTGGGAGATGAGCCGGCATCCTGCGCGAGGGTGAAACTGCTGACTGGAGTAATGGATGCCAGCAGGGGTGAAGAGGTGCTGGCATCAAAGTTCGCATCCCCGGAGTAGCTTGCCGTAATGCTGTGCTCTCCAGCGGTAAATGCCGATGTTGTGAAATTTGCCGTACTTCCGGTCAGAGTGGTTTGCCCTAAGGGAGTTCCACCGTCAGTAAAGCGGACGATACCGGTGGGCACTGCAGGGCCGCTGGCGGTGATGGTAGCTGTGAGCGTGACTGGAATGCCTGCATACGTAATGCCGAGCGGAGTGAGTCCGGTGGTGGTGGCAGGGCTATAACTGCTGCCCGAGAGGCGAATGGTCTGCAAAGGCAGCCCGTCGAC
Protein-coding regions in this window:
- a CDS encoding peptidoglycan-binding domain-containing protein, which gives rise to MRSRRGPTAQHTQKKASSKPVARRTSFKPGQRGIDDTRATEIQQALIKAGYLSGNPTGHWDSNTESAMQKLQGDNGWQTKLVPDSRALIKLGLGPKMDSTAMTADNTIETTGTK